In the Telopea speciosissima isolate NSW1024214 ecotype Mountain lineage chromosome 6, Tspe_v1, whole genome shotgun sequence genome, tgaaatattagtttcttgtctcaagtgAGCTTCAATTACTTTCTTCTATAATTTCATAGAATGATTCTTGAGTTTAATTCCTATATAATTATTACAACTttaaatatcacctttatttttataaatcggTACCACAATgtttcttctccattcatccGGCATTTTCCATGTGCTCACAATCTTATTAAATAATCTAGTTAGCCACAATAATCTACAAATTCCTACACTTTTCCGAATCTCTATGGGGATACCATTTGGAACTAGTACTTTACCTATTCTCATCTTTTTTCAAGGCTTCCTTTACTTCAACCATCCTAATTTTCTGTATTTATCTAATATTTGTAGTTTCTTTATGATTATTATAACCTTCGACGATAGTATGATACTATAACTTGTATAAATTGTAGAAATAGTTAGCCCACCTCTCTGTAATCTCCTCATTGTTAACTAAAATGTTATCTTCCTCATTTTTAATATAGCTAATATGgttgaaatctctactcttcctttcccttagTTTGGCTAGTTTATAGAAACCTTGTTCCCCTTCCTCTGTGCCTAACTTGTTATAGAGGTCCTTATATTCTGTAGCCCTTGCTTTCCCTATTATCTTCTTAACTTCATGTATACTTTTTTAAATCCTCTTTATCTTGTGTCCTATGCATGTTCATGACTTCTTAGCCTTAATTTCCGTTTGAACTTCCTCaccccaccaccaagtctccctataTGAGTGTCGTACTGCTACCCAGACACTAATCAATCAACAAAAAAATGGTATAACACACTTGTACATGTCCTCATTATACACAATCTAGTGAATAAAAACTAAAGCCCATATGTCATGCATTTGTATAATTAAAGGGCTCTCTTCAAGGGTTTCCATACCTATAACCCATCTCTTAAATTTGATTATTGATATTAAGACCAACAATGATACTTTAATCTATGTTATAAGCTGGCCATACACcaaaacaatataaaaaaaattctactaGTTATTTTCTCATAGATTTGATAATTTAATGTATATTTTTCCCTCTTATGTATCAAGCTACCAAGCCTCCTGCAGAGCATGCATTTGGCTTATATCCATGTGTCTTCAGAAAACAGTTTACTCCTTTAATTGAAAGAGACCAAATGCTTAATATATGATAAACATAATTCAGTGTAATGGAATACGAAGGCTTGTTTGATGCATAGGGAACATTGGTGTAGGAGATTCACATCCATTATCAGTTCCTATCCATCACTCGCAATGCCGTTCCTCTTTAAGGAGGGGGGGAAGAAGCCCCCAACTCCCCAAGAATGCCAGAGGTAACGGACCAACATACATTTGAAGCCTGAACCTAAATATCCTATCAATTTAAACAGCTACTTCTGGTACTTAAATTGGTCTAGGTAGGAAAAAGTTCAGTGAACCTAGTTAAACTACAGATAGAAAGAAGTAAAACAAAGAATATACAATGTCATTAGCAAATCACTAACAAATAACTGGATGGTGACAGCAGTAGTAGCTGGAATTAATTTAGAATGGCATTTTCAACCATTTGTTCCTTACTGGTTTTGAATTACTAAACCTTCTATGGCGTATCAGGATTAGTATTGCATCTGTAGAAAACTGCATGATATTAGTATTTTTTGTGGGGGTGTTCACATCTATATTGTTTAAATACATTTGCTAAGTGCTATCATTTTCCGGATCTTGATCTCATTGAAGCGATAGCTTGTACAGAACTTGTCAAATCAACATCGCAATTGCTTTCATGTAATAAATGAATTGCCGAGGGAGATCTCTGAGTTTTTTCCTTGCAGATTTGACTACTATAATCTTGATCTCTGTTTCCTAGTGCTCTATTACTTATCTGAACAATAAATCCCATTTTGATTTTTCTACAAATACAGTAGTCCTATACAACCTGAAAGGTATAGTAAGTAATTTAAAGCCATATGCGAGCATATCAAATGAGACAATCTTTTTTTCTTACAGAGTTTGACAATTACAATGTAGCATTCAgctgaaatttttagatttccATCATAACATTAACTCAAAATTAAGGTATGCAGGTGAAATCTTCCCATGTTGCAAAATTATATGAAGAAGTTTTGGATAACTCTAGTCAGCATTGAATGAACACTACCAGTTATCAAGTAAAAAGAACCATTTAGTCCTCTCTATTAAGTCAGCACTCAACACACAATAACTATGGTCATGGTAATGCTGGAATTGAAGTTAACACCATATGAAACATTAGATGCATTTGAAACATATCAAAACAAGTAAGCTGATCCACTTAACAAAAGAAAAGCATTAGCAAAATGCCAACTTACATTTCATGGGCaccattttctttttatacacAAAAGGCCAGTAAAGGCAATATAACCTATCTATTCTATGGAGAGCTTGATCAAACAGCAactcctcctccttcccttaGATGCTGAATTGCAGTGTAAATCTTTCTCCGTGGCCCAACAGTATTTATACCCATCTCTTTGAGATCTTCAAAGGTGAGTAACGGCAATGCCTCCTTGTCCACTTCATGCATTTCAAATATTCCTGcatactgggcaaaccctagctccTCCAGCCATGTCCTAACACAATTTACAACACTACCACCAACTCCCCTCTTGTCATATTCAGCACCAGAATTGGGGTTTACACAGGGACCATCGTCTGAATACAAGGTATCACCTTCTACACTAGCTTCCCTTGTCCAAAACTCATTCTGATCACCGAACACCTGCACAGCTGAAATGGGTTCAAAACACTCATTCTCATGGCCTTCTTTGCTTGCATCAGAATTTTCACGACCTGAAGAATCCTTAAAGCCATTGACAGTGTAAACATCATAAAATGTATTTGTTGTTGGACCAACAAAATCATTGCCTCTGTGCCCTATTCCATTTTCATTGTTAACTTCAGAAGTAACTATGCAATTCCAGGACCTATTGGTGACACCACTGCCAGAAATCATGCTCCGCCCCCTTCGCTTCATGAGCCTGCCCTTCCTCGTTACAATTCCGAAATCCACCACAGGTTTAGAAGCACCAGCTTCACCCAAAACCACCAACTCGGAAGACAATTTCgaagaattagggtttctattcTCTCTGTTGTGCAGCAAATCAACCGAAGACTTCTGAGATGCACTAGGGTCCGAAACCAATAATCCCGGTGACATCTGCCCAGAAAACCCACCATTCGGCACTAAAACTGTTTCTTTCGGCTCATTTtcccatttcttctcttccaaATTCACCTGAGCTTGATGAGACAAAGCCGCCGAAACGTCTCCAATCTCTACTAACCTAACATTTGGGCGCCTCTGCCTCTTTGAACTCGTTCTGAGAACCAGCatatttccaaaaccctaaagacgaaaagaaaataagaagaccAATCACAGGTTCGGCGAAATGAAACATAAAACCCAGATTAACGAACCCTAGAAACACTCAAATATCCAAAGCAGACGAAGATTAACAGCTCTCAGACCTACCCAGACAAGAAGAAGCCACTCTATATAGAATTatagaagaggggaaaaaaattaaaattagacAAGCGAAAGGGGGGAAACGGAAGAGGGGAAATTCAAATTTTGTAGCTTGGACGAGTGAAAGCTGAAGATCACACCTTATGCGACAAGTCCACTTTTCCACATGACTGCAGAATCTCCTAAAGTAGAAAAGCTTACGACGAGAACTTCAGCCATGAGTCAATGGCATATACTTATATGAAGCTCATGTCGGTTTGTCTCTTTCCATAAGGTCTGAaaggatttttgttttctcgGGGGCTCCAGCCttactttctttctcttcttgctttGGGCCTCCGGGGGGAAGACCATTTCTTAGAAGAGAGAATGACATGTAATGcacaatttttttgaaatttctaccccccccccccccccccccccccccccccccccccccccaaaccaccccccaCATCCAAAAGGATCCTTAGAGAGAGAATGACATAAACATaataaattgtaaaaaaaaaagaaaattggttAAAAACAAATTAttcattatttttaattaaataatgggTCTTTCTAtgcatcactatgcctagtaaAGTATACTATTTACCACTTGGAGTACATAGATTAATCCATGTAATAAAAAACTCTAAATAGGTCTCATTTTTTGAATAAGAAGTAGATTAATCCATGTAATAAAAAACGTCTCACAtctcaatggtcaaattttgagacaaaattttcaaaatttttatttattttatttgacatCCAAACAAAGCCTAAAATTGGGAAATCCGTACGGGAAGACGTGAAAACTTGGAAAACTACATCTACGTCCCCACTCTTCCCTCTTTTGTAGTTTTGCGCCTTTTCTGGCACTGGTCGCCGTTGGTCACttctttctagtttctattcCTTTTAGTTGGTTAAACGCTCAAGAGCTCTCCAGCAATGGATTTTTGGGAGAAGGCGCGAAGCTTCGCAGAAGAAGCGGCGAAGAAATCACaagaaatcacaaaagaagCCGCGAAGAAATCACAGGAACTCACCATAGGAGCATCCAAGATATCAGATATTGTCTCAGAGACCGCCAAGAGATCGAAGGAGATCGCTGCAGAGGCAACTAAGAAAGCCGACCAGATTAAGATAGAGGCATTGAAACGGGCGGACCAGATCAAGTCCCTCGCCGAAGGGATCTCTCCTCAGATTCCTGTCTCTGCGATCTCACTCATCGATTCTTCTTCCGCTGACCCTTCCCCATCGGATTTCGAGAAATTTGGCGTCACCGATGAACTTAGGGAGTTCGTCAAAGGAATTACACTCGGCACATTTAGGGATTTTCCTATGGAAGGTGCTTGATTCGGTACTCTTTGTCTTTTGGTATTTTGCAACTTCAATTGTTAATACTCACGGAATTTGTTTAGGTTATTGTCAATCTCTGTTTCAGTTCCAGGCTTCAACTTGGCAAAATGGTTTTCTAATTTATAACTTTTAAATTTGATGATGTACTTTGGGATATTGTTAGCTTGTTTACATCAAGTATGGCCTAGAATGTCGATGCATTTTCTCTCATGTTATTGATGTTACATACGGACCCATTTAGCTCAAATTTGTACTCGCTTTCTCGAATAAAAAGTTTTTGAGTAACTCCACATTTATTCTGTCTACTATCTCTGAGCATATAAATTTCTCATTAGGAAAGTTTTAGTGTGGTTAATTGCACAAGTTAAAAAGCAACGTGTTAGAAGCTAGTTACATTTTGGATTCATGTGTTTCATGGAGAATTTAGCATTTCAGCTGATGTTGTGTGAGGATATTGTTGACGATAAACTGCATCCAGGACAACTTCAATAGATaaccaacaagaagaagaagtcagccttatcccaactggcTACATGGGGCCTTGCCTCCCAATTATCTCTATTCGTCATACCTGATACAAggtctaagctatgcatgtctttcctcaccatttctcctaaggtcattttaggtctacttTTGGCTCTTTCAGTtctttcaatttgaatcaaatcactcctccgtactagggcatccaaaggcctccattgatcatggccatgccacctcaaacaacctGATCGTTGTTTATCATGTATACtctcaaatcagctctaatatgatcattcctcactttatccttcctagttttgccactcatccatctcaacatcctcatctccgcaaCACTGAGTTATCCAAAGCCACGACTATGTCAATCATTGCCAACAACAAAATCAAAGCTGTCCTTAGGCGAAGTGGTGGATTCAGATTTAGCCAAGGAGGGGGACACAATCCGTTGAATCCTCCAATATGCCTTAGTCATAGAAGGAATTTTTTGACAccaactaattttttttattctcggCAGGTTGAAGATCAGAGTCTAATCTAAACAAAAATTTTGTAACCAAGAATTCAGTATGCTGAGATTTGAGTACAAGATCAGCAGAGAGGGGTTGGTACACATTAAGTTCCTCCCACATGCCCTTTAGAGCATTAAAGTAGTCAGTAGTCACCAACAAATTTGCCATTCTGTTtaattgagaattttttttcataCAAATCATATACTATGGACATATTCTTATCTTGAGTATAGCTATCCTGAAGATCATCCCAAACATCCTTGGTTGTGGTGTCCAACATAATATTGGCATCACAGAAGGCTCCATACTATTCCACAACTAACAAAGAAATATGGCATTTTCCATCATCCACTCTTTATACTCAGGAGAGTTTGTAGTAGGTGGAGACGTATTCCAATAATCCATCTTTTGTTTGGCTGTACTATAACTTTGACTGCCTGAGCCCAGAGAAGATAATTGGAAGCACCATTCATTTTGATAGACATAACTTGAACATTGGCGGTATCTATGGGAGGTTTAGAATCAGTCATAATACTGTATAAATCAGAACAATTCACAGAGAACAACCTAGAAGCAACCAACTACAAAGTGAAATATTTGATAAACATGGGGACAACACCAGGCCACAGTACACCACCGATATCGACAACCAGCAACAAACAGAAGCACGACGCTCAACACAACAGCCAAAAACCTCCAAAACAGCAAGCCGCAGGATTGggggaaaccccaaaatcgcaGACACCATAATCCTAAAACGTGCAGAGGATTAGGGTTCTCTGTTTGGTTTGAAATTCTGACCGCAAAGTGTTCTAGAGTTCCTAAATTTTAGGAACCTTATCAGTATTTAAATCGTGGGCGTCCTTTAGAGAGtctattttcttcaattttcagtTTCCTTATTTAATTAAGTTGTTGTGTTCAGTTAGGAAACTTCCAACTTGGCCAATGCAGAAGGGaagtttctttttctgtttggtTTCCTTTTATTGGAGTCACAGTCATGTCAGGTTACTAAGACAGTTCTTGttagtttctgttttattttattttccttcttaagAGTCTGTTTTATCCAAAACACCTAGTTATATATACGTTATATGGATATAACATGTAAGAGGCATTGTGATGTAGTCCTaagtaggagtaatcccactaggaaccagggtaataagTTCAATAGCAAAAAGGAACTaagggggctgctggttcaGCAGTTACAATAAGACAACAGTGTAGTTTTAGGTTAAAATTCTAAGGTTAGGGTAATGTAATGGGAAAATAGTTTATAGgattaaactaggcaggttttaAAGGtcttaatgaactaggtttggttagatttgaataggtttttaaatttcagaaattttaggtttagggtttcgggttttgggaatgaagggggagatgagatttagggtttagagctGGAATTTGGGCTGGagcttaaggtcgagtgttaaGGGCAGTGTAGGGGTGGTTCGGTTGTAATATTGAAGGATTTGGATGGTTGGATAGGTCTAGGtaagttttagggtttttaatggtgatggagggatttagggtttttttgtgGACAGTTGAGGCTGCAGGTTAGATCGAGTGGAGGTACTAGTATGGAGAGGTTATGTTCTGATTTTTGATGAATATGGGTGAAGGATGAATGCTGGAATGTATTTAGAaaagctagggttttggggaatcgattaggttagatggggggaagaagaagagaaggataacTTGTAGGGAATTAAAAATAACtcactggtttgatctccttcaaaggcaacAGCAGCTTGATGTAGCTTGATAGCAGaaaaaggacctcccgatctacaagatgcaaggagttgcCGGAGTTCACCAGccctcaccttgatattactcacaaggcaattctcagaaaagagaagcagcagcaacaaaggccaACAGCAAAGCacgatttttttaaacataacTAGGTGGGGGAACCTCTCCCatggtttgtattaaataagAGGCCAAAGGCCTTATTCCCAAATCTATTACAATTCAAATCTCTCACTTAAAATCGTAGAGAGGTGGACCTACtttaaaaataacttaaaacttaaaaggaaaagactcatctacccctaatgacttaagacaacttaaaacaacttaaataaaagaagattccctactagccaataggatataagaacctattagccaataggagcacttcacttaaattagaccaattaaaccaattggatgcaaccaatttagaccggttcaattaaaaacaccaaataaaaactaagtatagagctgAAATAACTAATCTAAGGCttctactaaaaccctaggcttagggtggcttcttcaattcgaggaggctaggatctgcatcacatTGCCTCCCTAGTCCCCATGATTTGATTGAATGAATGGAATAGTATTTGGTTAGTTTTGAGTTGAGATTGTTGTCTCACTCTCCTATCTCCTCtatctcctctctcttcctacCAACGGTTTGggttttctccttttctttctctctctctctcccaggattttcatcctctcaagtgcggtgcactgcccaGTGCATCCACGTGGTGCAGTGGAcggtgcaccacacttaagaggATAAAGATCATCACTCTTAAGTGTGGGGCGCCAGCTGGATGCACtgggcagtgcaccgcacttgagaggataagtTTCCCTCTCTCCCACCCTCCCATCAATCGATCTGCATCACCTTGGCTCCATGATATGAACTGGCTTGGCATTCAGCTAACTTCGGGTCATGGGACTGTGGATTCCCATGATTGTGGTGTGATTATGGCGCTGGGCAAAACATTCTGGTCCTTGAGGTGATAACAAACTCTTTTGTCGTCTCATGAACATGAATAATGTTTCAAGGGCTATCCAAACTTCCTGTTGGCCTATGTCTTGGAGACAGCCATCATTCCTCTGGGAAGCTGATTCTCTcccacagacacacacacacacacagactgCATAAGCTCTCCTTTTTCTGTATATTTCCATTTTCACCCATCTTTCAACTGGCAGTCATACAGTTGTCATCTAGTTTATGATTTGACATAATCCTGTCATAAGGAGCTGAACCTAATATACTATGGGGACTTCAGTAGAAAAAGCCCACCCTCAATtagtagaaaagaaaatatcacACTATTTTTCTACTGTTaattatttggattttttttttgtaagaactTGGCAGCTACTAATATTACAAAGATTAGTTCACttttcccatcttcttcctcctcctttgctCTCTTTAGAATCGTCAAAGGAATTAGTTGTCTTTAGATTGATGGATATTTTTCCCCATTATATTTTTGTTGGACACGGGAAGCAGCCTCTCCGCAGAGTGggagtaaggctgcgtacattatgaccctccccagaccctgtcctgtagtggcgggagcctcgtgcaatgggtatgccctttttatatttttgttggaCCTTTAGAACTTTTGGTAATGGTGCTTTTGAGTAAATCTAGTACTTAATtcattttccctattttctttcttcttttctctctttagaATTTGGGTAATGGTGGTTTTGAGTAAATtttgacccttcccagaccccgccccatagtggcgggagccttgagTAAAtctagtgaaattttttttttttgtggaaaatGTTTTGATAGGTGGATATTCTAGTACTCTAGGCAATCTGCTACTAGGGCAGTGGAACATTTTATTGGTTTCTCTATCTCAACTTCTCACTTTACCTCCTTTCTGAACTGAGCTTATTGGACTGGTTTCTTTGCATTGTAGATGAGCCGGAAATCACTGATGTCCTCACGGTTTCGAATGTCAGACAGGATCTTACAGAGTGGCAAGCAAGGCATGCCACTCTAGTTCTTTCTACAGTCAAGGTTAGTATTTCCTTCTTGTTATTTGGGCATTTGAACTCGTTTTTGATAATGAATGCACCAATAGTGGGCAATAAGCCACACACCCAGAATTACATGGATACAATCAATCAATTTCCCCATACCAAACATTTCTATCTCAAAAAGGAAGGCTACTCCCGAAACTCCTTTCTAATAATCATCAAACAACTCGTTGGTGCTTCTTGTGTTCAATTGAAATTGACCAGCTGAAGTGGGAAAGCAAGAAGCCAAATGAATCTGATGATGTCAAATGTCCCCATCTGTATGATTCATCATCCATTCAGATACATTTGTTGTATCCCCCCGTCTAGGCTTAGGGGTGTGCAATGGACTGtttgttttccttcttttttttttcccccggGTTGAGATGTAAACATCAAGTTGCCAATTGTGCATTAATCCTTTTATTACTtcctctcccctttttttttacaagTTAGAATTTTACCCGAGCTATAAGTAGCTGATTTATTCTGACTATAGTTTCGGAATAATATGCTGAAAGTAAAACTGTGCTTGATCTATCAAAAGTTGGTAAGGAAAACCTACGTGCAAATAAGAAAGCacaaagctctttttttttcttcctgccAGACACATCCATCACAGAAGAACAGGGGAACACCCATAGGTGTATGAGAAAGCAGATTCTTGTTTTGATGCAAGCACAAGGAAAAACCATTGGTGGTACTCAATGTCATGCTATGCAGAGTCAAGTGGACTGAGCAGTCAaaaggttttattttttctttctttttatcataGGCCTAATTGTGCCTCTAATTGATCAATTTGTGCTAAGGCAGAGACTGAATGGGATTGCTCTGCTTTCATTGTAGTACTATGGaagatggggggggggaggattgATTAGAGAGAGAAGCACTTCATTCTTACTTTTAGTGTCTTCTAATAATTGATTTGAGCACTTAACAAGTAAAAACTGAATAAAGTTAAAATGTTGAATTTCTTTTACACAGTAACTTTTTAGGTTTATGTCTTTAGCTGCATGTATACAACTATACATCATGAAAGAAGTTGTTTTTTCCTTAAATAATCTTTTGTACATTTACAGCCAAATATGCCATccacatcatagttgtcaaggtgtcggcgccacctaggcgtccaggcaccttTATGGTGTTAGGGTGATGCATCTCCTTACTGGATGTAGGTAAGGTGACCGCCTTGGCCACCTGGgcgtcgccttggacgcctaaGTTGGGCGCCTTAATGctgttttgtatttttagttttttttggtTATATTATATAGATTCTTTTCCTAACCTTTTTATTTGGCAGTATACAGAATTATAATGCCTGCAATACATGGAATCATTGAATCTTAAACATTGCTATACTATTGTATCTGGTTATATTGCTATAATTTATTGCTAATTCTTTTCTAGAATCAATTCTGATCCTATGTGATATCAAGTTATCATTGAACTAAATTACTGAAATATCTTTTTTGCTCAATTTGTATTTGACTGCTAGTTTGTTGTGAAATCGGTCAGTCTTACAATGGATGGTAATTTATATGTAACTGCTGGTTTCTGTAATTGTCTATTAATTTACTTATGATGTTTATAATGTGTATATACTAGATATTGGAATTGGGGGGATGGGGACACTAGGTGCCTCGACAACTCTGATCCATATAGATGGAATGATGAGTGATCGCTTTTTAGTCTGGTTCCTATAATTTTCTTGCCTTTGTAGACTGTAGTGTATTCTCTGTTCCTCTgcctttttatttggttttgctTTGTTGATTCTGATTAGAATATTTCATCCAGCTAATGAATTCTATGGTCTTGGCTTTAAGGGAAGGCCAAATCTAAGAGAAATAATCTACTATTTCTCCATCGTGTGGCCAGTTTGTATTGAGGTTCTTCTCCTAGTGGTAATTGgatgtgattaaaaaaaaatgtatacaGTTTATGAATCCCTTTAAGAAAAATAAGCTAAATTGGTGTGATAGCAAAACTCAATGTAGTTGGTTTGAGGCTGTAATAGCATTTTAATTGGAGTAGTCATGTTTTAATTTCAGTACATTTCAATGCACTTGGAGAAGGATATTTGTCCTCATGAAAGGCTTATCCCGTAAAGCTCATGGATTGGCTTGCTGTGATAACTGAAAACATACTCACTGGTTAACATTTGACATTTCCTTTGATGCTTGCAACCATGAATCGGAGCTCGAACTTTCTTTAGCTAGTGATGCAGTAAATATTGTCCAATTTAGGCCAATTGGGCTTCGGAAATCGGAAGACTTTATTTTCACCCACGGTTGGGTTGTATGGATCTTGGGTTTCTTGTTTTTGGATTTATTGATGTAATGAGTCTTTTTTATAAGCCCGTATTTGGGCTCTTAATCCTGTACACGGGATTAAGTATATGGATAAGATTATGTAGGGTCCAGCTGTTCGTAGATTACTTTATTTTAAAAATGTTTTAGATAACTGTCATTCGAACCCAGTTTGAAGACTCCTCAAAGGGCTTGCGGTTTCTAGATTCCAGGATTTCTAGAATCTTATCACTTCAGGTCGTGAACTAGTTTATGACAACTTATTTTTATTGCAACAGTGAGGCTGGTTAGGACACTATAAGTGGGTTAGTTTTTGCTTTATTAATTAAGTTATTAAGATAGATTAGGACACTCCAAGTCAGCCAATGACTAGAGGCTTTTTCCTTTTGGTtgatttcttttgttatttgagTCAAGTAGGGAGTTTCCAACAGCAGCCCACGATTGGAGAGTTTAAGGCAGTTTAGAATGctgttttatttccttttcttgttcagcttgaagagaaaaagcatgaggaatagaagagagagaggagggaaaGTCCCGAATCATGAGAGGGGTCAGGGGAGTG is a window encoding:
- the LOC122664075 gene encoding uncharacterized protein LOC122664075; amino-acid sequence: MLVLRTSSKRQRRPNVRLVEIGDVSAALSHQAQVNLEEKKWENEPKETVLVPNGGFSGQMSPGLLVSDPSASQKSSVDLLHNRENRNPNSSKLSSELVVLGEAGASKPVVDFGIVTRKGRLMKRRGRSMISGSGVTNRSWNCIVTSEVNNENGIGHRGNDFVGPTTNTFYDVYTVNGFKDSSGRENSDASKEGHENECFEPISAVQVFGDQNEFWTREASVEGDTLYSDDGPCVNPNSGAEYDKRGVGGSVVNCVRTWLEELGFAQYAGIFEMHEVDKEALPLLTFEDLKEMGINTVGPRRKIYTAIQHLREGGGVAV
- the LOC122664077 gene encoding uncharacterized protein LOC122664077, which gives rise to MDFWEKARSFAEEAAKKSQEITKEAAKKSQELTIGASKISDIVSETAKRSKEIAAEATKKADQIKIEALKRADQIKSLAEGISPQIPVSAISLIDSSSADPSPSDFEKFGVTDELREFVKGITLGTFRDFPMEDEPEITDVLTVSNVRQDLTEWQARHATLVLSTVKEISKLRYELCPRVMKERKFWKIYFILVNSHVAPYEKRYMEEVKLEASEQAIDDKAKDTPPVGTTSKPDKTETHRPNKASSSTEQDLDVFLLGDLGSSDEGPDDGDGTFDDDFDKIIDNSDDEDEKKQSKKPSTTE